The following proteins are encoded in a genomic region of Paenibacillus sp. FSL H3-0469:
- a CDS encoding methyl-accepting chemotaxis protein, whose translation MKWFGNLKTATKIISAFLIVSLILAGLGVYSVLSLRTSNQNMKEMYSNNLISVRDLSAAQISYQLNRVYIRDMSNTTDTVKIADFKQKIAAGREEITRKVDNYRPLATTPREVELLASFDQEYAGYEKLFEQALVLAEQDDVAAFNTFLTTQLTVQGQNVLKSLDGLIKVNVELAEATNNHSQSAYSSAFTLTISVVIAAVILSIMIGYLIARSISRPLMQMLHVATEVANGNLTQQADISTKDEVGQLATALNRMVHNLKELINGIVMNSQSVAASSEQISASTQEIASTSTNQSAAAGNITELFKELSLAIDSVASSAEEAAELSNDTVRTAREGGYVVETSLQGMQSVNHQMKQLEDDSSKIGDIIEVIDDIAEQTNLLALNAAIEAARAGEQGRGFAVVADEVRKLAERSSDATKEITKIIKVIQENTKQSVRAVAESVDQASMTSQAFEQIIKMVNTSSLKVNEIAAACEEESAQAAEVMDSVQSIAASSEESAAASEETATTCQALALLSEDLAQSAAAFKTH comes from the coding sequence ATGAAATGGTTCGGGAATTTGAAAACAGCTACAAAGATTATCTCCGCTTTTTTGATCGTCTCTTTAATCCTGGCAGGACTTGGAGTCTATTCGGTCTTATCCCTGCGCACCAGCAATCAGAATATGAAGGAAATGTACAGCAATAACCTGATCTCGGTCAGGGATCTGTCTGCCGCCCAGATAAGCTATCAGCTTAACCGGGTGTATATCCGTGATATGAGCAATACAACAGATACGGTGAAGATTGCTGATTTTAAACAAAAAATTGCTGCTGGCCGCGAGGAAATCACCCGCAAGGTGGATAACTACCGTCCACTGGCGACGACTCCCCGCGAAGTTGAGCTGCTGGCCTCTTTTGACCAGGAGTATGCGGGCTATGAGAAGCTGTTCGAGCAGGCGCTGGTTCTGGCGGAGCAAGACGATGTTGCTGCTTTCAATACATTTCTGACTACTCAGTTGACCGTCCAGGGGCAGAACGTGCTGAAGAGTCTTGATGGTCTGATCAAGGTGAATGTGGAGCTGGCAGAGGCGACGAACAACCATTCACAGTCCGCTTATTCCTCGGCGTTCACCCTTACGATTTCAGTGGTCATCGCGGCAGTTATCCTTAGTATTATGATCGGCTATCTGATCGCAAGATCAATCTCCAGACCTCTGATGCAGATGCTGCATGTGGCTACTGAAGTGGCTAATGGCAATCTGACGCAGCAAGCGGATATATCAACTAAGGATGAAGTCGGACAGTTAGCTACAGCCCTGAACCGGATGGTTCATAACCTGAAGGAACTAATCAACGGAATTGTGATGAATTCGCAGAGCGTTGCGGCCTCTTCCGAACAGATCTCAGCGAGCACCCAGGAGATTGCCAGTACCAGCACGAACCAGTCGGCGGCGGCAGGCAATATCACCGAGCTGTTCAAGGAGCTGTCGCTGGCGATTGATTCTGTAGCCTCCAGCGCCGAGGAAGCGGCAGAGCTGTCCAATGATACCGTGCGGACCGCCCGGGAAGGCGGATATGTGGTGGAGACTTCGCTGCAGGGGATGCAGAGCGTCAATCACCAGATGAAGCAGCTTGAAGATGACTCCAGCAAAATCGGGGATATCATCGAAGTGATCGACGATATCGCTGAGCAGACCAATCTCCTCGCCCTGAACGCAGCGATTGAAGCGGCGCGCGCCGGAGAACAGGGACGCGGCTTCGCCGTGGTGGCGGACGAGGTCCGCAAGCTTGCTGAACGCAGCAGCGATGCCACGAAGGAGATTACAAAGATTATCAAGGTCATTCAGGAGAATACCAAGCAGAGCGTCCGCGCGGTGGCTGAGAGTGTAGATCAGGCCTCGATGACCAGCCAGGCCTTCGAGCAAATTATTAAGATGGTCAATACCTCCTCACTCAAGGTGAACGAGATTGCTGCCGCCTGTGAAGAGGAATCCGCCCAGGCTGCGGAAGTGATGGACTCGGTTCAATCCATTGCGGCCTCCAGTGAGGAATCGGCAGCGGCTTCTGAGGAGACGGCGACAACCTGCCAGGCTTTAGCACTGCTGTCCGAGGATCTAGCCCAATCGGCAGCGGCGTTCAAGACCCATTAA
- a CDS encoding glycoside-pentoside-hexuronide (GPH):cation symporter produces the protein MSAKVPVAEKLVFSGGLLGQNMLYSFMSMYILFFYTDLLGIPATTASVILVAASIIDACLDPLMGMITDKTRSRWGKFRPYLLFAPCLIALATILCFWDFGGSRTVTVVIATVSYLLWGMLYTVCDTPLWALSSVVSTDPGERTLFVTLGKIGGTLGAVVITIGGIQLLLAFGGERNTQAYLYSAIIIGVIAALSIVLTGILTKERVIPSAEKISFRQNLQTVYKNKPLLTLLASLLIINLVNGIRQSIQLYYVVYVWGDAGYATQVGIALVAGMLLGMIATPPLLRRFAKKKVFIVSCILGSAACILPYLLGDHNVLNTLVFFGVSFFFSGMTTIVSTSMLLDTIDYSEWKLGFRGEGIVFSTNTFITKFSGAVSRMIIGASLGLLSYVENQPATPQLQHGLSFVMFLLPALCFLAAILPILFYNITEKQRVQILSDLNHSRSL, from the coding sequence ATGTCAGCAAAAGTACCTGTGGCCGAAAAACTGGTGTTCTCAGGCGGTCTGCTGGGCCAGAATATGCTCTACAGCTTCATGTCGATGTACATCCTGTTCTTCTATACGGATCTGCTGGGAATTCCGGCAACCACCGCCAGTGTCATTCTGGTAGCCGCAAGCATTATCGATGCTTGTCTTGATCCGCTCATGGGCATGATTACCGATAAAACACGCTCCAGATGGGGGAAATTCCGGCCTTATCTGCTGTTTGCCCCTTGCCTGATCGCGCTGGCGACCATCCTCTGTTTCTGGGACTTCGGCGGCTCCCGGACGGTGACTGTTGTAATCGCTACCGTCTCTTACCTGTTATGGGGAATGCTGTACACGGTCTGTGACACACCGCTCTGGGCCTTGTCGTCCGTAGTCTCCACCGATCCGGGGGAACGCACCTTATTCGTCACACTGGGCAAAATCGGCGGAACGCTCGGCGCGGTCGTCATCACCATCGGCGGTATCCAGCTTCTGCTCGCCTTCGGCGGTGAACGGAATACGCAGGCTTATCTGTACTCGGCAATCATTATCGGGGTCATCGCGGCGCTGTCGATTGTTCTGACCGGGATACTCACCAAGGAACGCGTCATCCCTTCCGCTGAGAAGATATCCTTCCGCCAGAACCTGCAAACGGTGTACAAGAACAAGCCGCTGCTCACCCTGCTCGCCTCTCTCTTGATTATCAACCTGGTGAACGGCATCCGGCAGAGCATTCAGCTCTATTATGTGGTCTATGTCTGGGGAGATGCGGGGTATGCCACACAGGTCGGGATCGCTCTGGTGGCCGGTATGCTGCTGGGGATGATCGCTACGCCGCCGCTGCTGCGACGCTTCGCCAAGAAGAAGGTATTCATTGTCTCCTGCATTCTGGGGAGCGCAGCCTGCATCCTGCCTTATCTGCTGGGTGACCATAACGTATTGAACACCCTAGTGTTCTTTGGGGTCAGCTTCTTCTTCTCCGGCATGACGACGATTGTCAGTACCTCGATGCTGCTCGATACGATTGATTATTCGGAATGGAAGCTTGGCTTCCGGGGCGAGGGCATTGTGTTCTCGACGAACACCTTCATTACCAAGTTCAGCGGGGCGGTGTCACGGATGATTATCGGAGCCAGTCTCGGCCTGCTCAGCTACGTGGAGAATCAGCCGGCTACTCCGCAGCTACAGCACGGCCTTAGCTTCGTGATGTTCCTGCTGCCTGCCCTCTGCTTCCTGGCCGCTATTCTGCCAATCCTGTTCTACAATATAACGGAGAAGCAGCGGGTGCAGATCCTGAGCGATCTGAATCACAGCCGGTCCTTATAG
- a CDS encoding PIG-L deacetylase family protein yields MDASTIATLLSPPDLSQCRRILCIQPHPDDNEVGIGGTIASFAERGCEIHYLTVTNGDLGAVDEQLSSAGIAAIRANELEAAGRSLGATVFHQLDHGDGTLEHIPALAGEIAEVIRRVQPDLVLCPDPWLSYEAHYDHIVTGRAAAQAVLSSGLPLYPRGTLTRPWQPKAIGFYFTAEPNTVVDITDHFERKFAAMALHISQFNEEQLAMYRFYFGEQGRQLAEGRGFGLGEGLKVLSPLHLHCFVDARRI; encoded by the coding sequence ATGGATGCATCCACAATAGCCACACTGCTGTCCCCTCCCGACCTGTCTCAATGCCGGAGGATTTTATGTATACAACCGCACCCTGATGATAATGAGGTTGGCATCGGCGGCACCATTGCCTCCTTCGCGGAGCGAGGCTGCGAGATTCATTATCTTACCGTCACGAACGGAGATCTCGGCGCGGTGGACGAGCAGTTGTCTTCCGCCGGGATCGCCGCAATCCGTGCAAACGAGCTCGAAGCAGCAGGAAGGTCGCTGGGAGCTACGGTGTTCCACCAACTGGACCATGGCGACGGAACACTGGAGCATATCCCTGCCCTCGCGGGGGAGATAGCCGAGGTGATCCGGAGGGTTCAGCCGGATCTGGTTCTATGTCCTGATCCGTGGCTGAGCTATGAAGCGCATTATGACCATATCGTTACCGGCAGAGCCGCAGCCCAGGCTGTCTTGTCCTCCGGGCTGCCCCTGTATCCGCGAGGTACCCTTACCCGGCCATGGCAGCCGAAGGCCATAGGCTTCTACTTCACCGCTGAGCCTAATACGGTCGTCGACATCACGGACCACTTCGAGCGCAAGTTCGCGGCCATGGCCCTGCACATCAGCCAGTTCAATGAAGAGCAGCTCGCCATGTACCGGTTCTATTTCGGCGAGCAAGGCCGCCAGCTGGCCGAAGGCAGAGGCTTCGGACTGGGCGAAGGGCTGAAGGTGCTGTCGCCGCTGCACCTGCACTGCTTCGTGGATGCCCGGCGGATTTAA
- a CDS encoding GNAT family N-acetyltransferase: protein MLKLDSRDYALALPLLKDVKINTLFAEGVLSGQTTGSVYVDSLHNPRTFYVAHEYGMSLVYGDSGNEEFNRSLSDYITNKTGHRHSAEWLQADPAGGWDPLIEAMLTEHNARLDAADSRRMYIQTRVNFTFDPEAYYRAKAQWFRQDAEIVQMDGEGFGEQAGAVIPRYFWLDAERFLASGRGYTLLWEGEQASSAFSAYRTSDQLEIGIESAPGHRGKHFAFSVCCKLIDYCLEQGLEPVWGCRQENAGSYRLAQKLGFKPVLNIPYYRLSELPA from the coding sequence ATGCTGAAGCTGGATAGCCGGGATTACGCTCTTGCCTTGCCGCTGTTAAAGGATGTGAAGATCAATACCCTGTTCGCTGAAGGAGTTCTGAGCGGGCAGACAACAGGCAGTGTGTATGTGGACTCTCTACATAACCCGCGCACCTTCTATGTGGCTCATGAATATGGGATGTCGCTGGTCTATGGGGATTCGGGCAATGAGGAGTTTAACCGGAGCTTATCGGACTATATTACGAACAAGACGGGGCACCGGCATTCAGCGGAATGGCTGCAGGCTGATCCGGCAGGGGGCTGGGACCCGCTGATTGAAGCAATGCTTACTGAGCATAATGCACGGCTTGATGCGGCGGATTCACGCAGAATGTACATACAGACCCGGGTGAATTTTACGTTTGATCCAGAGGCCTACTACCGTGCGAAGGCGCAATGGTTCCGGCAGGATGCTGAGATTGTTCAGATGGACGGAGAGGGATTCGGCGAGCAGGCGGGTGCGGTTATTCCCCGGTATTTCTGGCTTGACGCGGAGCGCTTCCTGGCTTCAGGCCGAGGATACACGTTACTATGGGAGGGCGAGCAGGCCTCCAGCGCATTCTCGGCTTACCGGACATCGGATCAGCTGGAGATTGGGATTGAATCGGCACCGGGTCACCGGGGGAAGCATTTCGCCTTCTCAGTGTGCTGCAAGTTAATCGACTACTGTCTGGAGCAGGGACTGGAGCCGGTCTGGGGCTGCCGCCAAGAGAATGCGGGCTCTTACAGACTGGCGCAGAAGCTGGGCTTCAAGCCGGTATTGAACATACCTTATTACCGTTTGTCCGAGCTTCCTGCTTAA
- a CDS encoding MBL fold metallo-hydrolase, translating into MFRIEKVAQGVWAAVVIPGRGAVGNASIIDLGDCTVLVDTFNLPAAARLLRETAENLTEKPVKYIINTHYHGDHHYGNQEFQGSIILSTERTREVLTAHAAPDLEEWQKGLQQQITGLKEISNAATDSRLQQAIAYEISDKQALLEATPTIRRVTAAMTFKDSMDIHGSERSLHLFTYGGGHTLSDAMVYVADVQVLIAGDLVLNRFHPAMLHGFPEAWITIVERIGRESDFTRLIPGHGEVAGRESIPEMLRYLTEIQEYAVAAARSGESAEHWMAKGIPEPFDTWEGSHIFEWNFRWLFSTYTNF; encoded by the coding sequence ATGTTCAGGATAGAGAAAGTAGCGCAGGGAGTGTGGGCTGCGGTTGTTATTCCAGGCCGGGGCGCGGTAGGCAATGCGTCGATCATTGATCTAGGGGATTGTACAGTCCTTGTGGATACGTTCAACCTGCCGGCAGCAGCCAGGCTTCTGCGGGAGACGGCAGAGAATCTGACAGAGAAGCCGGTCAAATACATAATTAATACTCACTATCACGGGGATCATCATTACGGTAATCAGGAGTTTCAGGGCAGCATCATTCTATCGACAGAGCGCACCCGTGAGGTGCTGACAGCCCATGCGGCACCTGACCTGGAGGAATGGCAGAAAGGTCTGCAGCAGCAGATCACAGGACTGAAGGAGATAAGCAATGCTGCTACAGATTCCCGCCTACAACAAGCAATCGCTTATGAAATATCGGACAAACAGGCATTGCTGGAGGCCACGCCTACAATCCGCAGAGTGACAGCAGCGATGACCTTCAAGGATAGTATGGATATTCACGGTTCAGAGCGTTCCCTGCATCTGTTCACGTATGGCGGCGGTCATACCCTCAGCGATGCTATGGTGTACGTTGCAGATGTTCAGGTGCTGATCGCAGGAGATCTGGTTCTGAACAGATTCCATCCGGCGATGCTCCATGGGTTCCCGGAAGCTTGGATAACTATTGTAGAGCGGATTGGCAGGGAGAGTGATTTCACAAGGCTGATTCCCGGTCATGGGGAGGTTGCCGGACGGGAGAGTATCCCTGAAATGCTGCGCTATCTCACAGAGATTCAAGAGTACGCTGTAGCGGCAGCCCGAAGCGGGGAAAGTGCAGAGCATTGGATGGCCAAGGGAATCCCCGAGCCTTTTGATACATGGGAGGGCTCTCATATCTTCGAGTGGAATTTTCGCTGGTTGTTCAGTACCTATACTAATTTCTAA
- a CDS encoding asparaginase, with protein sequence MINTIPEVNFTASPYYNPGLKNVVILATGGTIAGSGEAHKTLNYEPGALPVQDLLDSVPHLERLANCAGVQVSNLCSADITSEHWLTLATYINTLALREDVHGFVITHGTDTLDETSYFLNLVIKTDKPVIITGSMRPATAISADGPLNLYQSVALAANPEAFGQGVMVVFAEGIYSGRDVQKVNTFKANAFDERDFGCLGYMRDSHAFFYTRTLKRHTTATQFDVSVIQELPEVSVAYFHVDANPGILDYLATISKGIVIAGAGGGIYSKPWIDKVGELKNNNIPVVRCSRISSGITLKDSYIDLSANSIPCNSLVPQKARILLSLALTQTTGYDEIAAMFNEY encoded by the coding sequence ATGATTAATACTATTCCTGAAGTGAATTTCACGGCTTCCCCTTACTATAATCCCGGCCTCAAAAATGTAGTCATTCTCGCCACCGGCGGCACCATTGCCGGCAGCGGCGAAGCCCATAAAACCTTGAATTACGAGCCCGGCGCCCTGCCCGTGCAGGATCTGCTGGATAGTGTACCGCACCTGGAACGGCTGGCGAACTGTGCCGGGGTACAGGTCAGTAATCTGTGCAGCGCCGATATTACCAGCGAACATTGGCTTACCCTGGCAACCTACATTAACACGCTTGCTCTCCGTGAGGATGTGCACGGATTCGTCATTACCCACGGCACCGACACTCTCGATGAGACGTCCTACTTCCTGAACCTGGTGATCAAGACCGACAAGCCGGTAATCATTACCGGATCTATGCGCCCGGCTACCGCAATCAGCGCCGATGGGCCTCTGAATCTGTATCAGTCCGTAGCACTTGCAGCGAATCCCGAGGCTTTCGGCCAAGGCGTGATGGTTGTCTTTGCTGAGGGAATTTACAGCGGACGGGATGTACAAAAGGTAAACACCTTCAAGGCCAACGCCTTCGACGAGCGCGATTTCGGCTGCCTGGGATATATGCGTGACAGCCATGCCTTCTTCTATACGCGCACCCTGAAGCGGCATACTACCGCAACCCAGTTCGACGTATCTGTAATCCAGGAGCTGCCGGAAGTGTCCGTAGCTTATTTTCATGTGGATGCCAATCCCGGGATTCTGGATTATCTGGCTACGATCTCTAAGGGGATTGTCATTGCCGGAGCAGGCGGAGGGATCTACAGCAAGCCTTGGATTGACAAGGTGGGGGAGCTGAAGAACAATAACATCCCGGTAGTCCGCTGCTCGCGGATTTCCAGCGGAATCACACTCAAGGATTCCTACATTGATTTGTCTGCCAATTCTATTCCATGCAACAGCCTGGTCCCGCAAAAAGCCAGAATCCTGCTCTCCCTCGCCCTTACGCAAACTACCGGCTACGATGAAATTGCCGCAATGTTCAACGAGTACTAA
- a CDS encoding HAMP domain-containing sensor histidine kinase, whose translation MAERLNLRMKKLKLVHQINVAFGLSLLLVLSITGVMIHYVLMDHFIGTEQEGLRTLGASLSASLERAPSAEGGAFTLGKSEPLTPPYPTLSSGVQAIVSDQQGNVVSGNLPALPAQSGVTVDVTAMEQGSLQSLWDGNDPRYLVQVNTLPQGKLTLLTPVSRIKVIEQSLLKRLILVFAAGAAAMLLFSLFITRKLIDPLISLRQELGKVKNRRFAEVNLVRAGGEIGSVARAVYEMAGELHRFNRVQKQFFQNASHELKSPLMSIAGYAEGIRDGVFEGESVRKGLDIILSESGRLRDLVSEMTLLAKLDSEEDIYQAEDTDLEELLSEAVERVNPLLAARKLSLHPAVSGDRGGMVRADRDKLLQALLNVLSNAARYAGKRIDVEVHTNRERITLTVADDGPGIAEELLPNLFHRFVKGKNGESGLGLAIARAIVERCGGELSARNRPEGGAVFTFEFPPSAGSV comes from the coding sequence ATGGCGGAAAGGCTAAACCTGCGGATGAAAAAGCTGAAGCTGGTGCATCAGATCAACGTTGCTTTTGGGCTGTCTCTGCTGCTGGTCCTGTCCATCACGGGAGTGATGATCCATTATGTGCTGATGGACCATTTCATTGGCACGGAGCAAGAGGGATTAAGGACGCTGGGCGCTTCCCTTAGCGCGAGTCTGGAGAGGGCTCCATCCGCGGAAGGAGGGGCATTTACATTGGGGAAAAGCGAGCCGCTTACGCCTCCATATCCTACGCTCTCCAGCGGAGTACAGGCCATCGTGAGCGACCAGCAGGGGAATGTCGTCTCGGGAAATCTCCCGGCTCTGCCCGCGCAGTCCGGGGTAACGGTGGATGTCACAGCTATGGAGCAGGGGAGCCTGCAGAGCTTATGGGATGGGAATGATCCGCGTTATCTGGTGCAGGTCAACACGCTTCCTCAAGGTAAGCTCACCCTGCTGACTCCTGTCAGCAGAATCAAGGTCATTGAGCAGTCGCTCTTGAAACGGCTGATCCTTGTCTTTGCTGCGGGAGCGGCAGCAATGCTCCTGTTCAGCCTGTTCATTACGCGGAAGCTGATTGATCCGCTGATCAGCCTGCGTCAGGAGCTGGGGAAAGTGAAAAACCGCCGGTTTGCCGAAGTGAATCTGGTCCGGGCAGGCGGTGAAATCGGGTCTGTCGCCAGGGCGGTATACGAGATGGCCGGTGAGCTGCACCGGTTCAACCGGGTGCAGAAGCAGTTTTTTCAGAATGCTTCGCATGAGCTGAAGTCTCCGCTGATGTCGATAGCCGGTTATGCGGAGGGCATTAGGGATGGAGTATTTGAAGGAGAGAGCGTCCGTAAAGGACTGGATATTATTCTGAGTGAAAGCGGACGCTTACGTGATCTGGTCAGCGAAATGACCCTTCTGGCGAAGCTGGACAGTGAAGAGGATATTTACCAGGCGGAGGATACGGATCTGGAGGAGCTGCTGAGCGAGGCGGTGGAGCGGGTCAATCCGCTGCTGGCGGCAAGGAAGCTGTCGCTGCATCCGGCAGTCTCCGGGGACCGTGGGGGGATGGTAAGAGCAGACCGGGATAAGCTGCTGCAAGCTCTGCTGAACGTGTTATCCAATGCGGCCCGTTATGCCGGGAAGCGTATTGATGTAGAGGTGCATACAAACAGAGAGAGGATTACATTAACGGTTGCTGATGATGGTCCGGGCATCGCAGAGGAGCTGCTGCCCAACCTGTTTCACAGGTTCGTCAAAGGGAAAAATGGCGAATCCGGGCTGGGACTCGCCATCGCACGTGCTATTGTGGAACGCTGCGGCGGAGAGCTTAGTGCCCGGAACCGCCCGGAGGGCGGCGCAGTCTTCACCTTTGAGTTCCCGCCATCTGCGGGCAGCGTTTAG
- a CDS encoding response regulator transcription factor: MNNQTVIAIVDDDENIRNLVEAYLHKENYRTIGLGSAEEAWDLWRNDPPGMWVLDIMLPGMDGYELCRRIRDEAEVPIIMISAKDNEVDKILGLELGSDDYLVKPFSPRELVARINRQLRRWERLQKSQSAAVLPAVHTGIELGSLLLHPEERRSFWRGDEVELTSKEFLMLMVFAGSPNRAFTREELLGHVWGEDYFGSDRAVDHLIKRIRKKMDGLPLESVWGHGYRMREVQE, translated from the coding sequence ATGAACAATCAAACGGTCATTGCCATTGTGGACGATGACGAGAATATACGCAATCTGGTGGAAGCTTATTTACATAAGGAGAATTACCGGACGATTGGCCTTGGAAGTGCCGAGGAGGCGTGGGATTTATGGAGGAATGACCCTCCCGGCATGTGGGTGCTCGATATTATGCTTCCGGGAATGGACGGCTATGAGCTGTGCAGGCGTATCCGCGATGAGGCGGAGGTGCCGATTATTATGATCTCTGCCAAGGATAATGAAGTGGATAAAATCCTGGGTCTGGAGCTTGGCAGCGACGATTATCTGGTCAAGCCCTTCAGTCCCCGTGAGCTGGTAGCCCGGATCAACCGCCAGTTGAGACGGTGGGAACGTCTTCAGAAGTCCCAGTCTGCGGCTGTTCTGCCTGCTGTGCATACAGGGATAGAGCTGGGCAGTCTGCTGCTGCATCCCGAGGAGAGAAGATCCTTCTGGCGGGGAGATGAAGTGGAGCTGACCAGTAAGGAGTTCCTGATGCTGATGGTCTTTGCGGGAAGTCCGAACCGGGCCTTTACGCGCGAAGAGCTGCTGGGCCATGTCTGGGGGGAGGATTATTTCGGCAGCGACCGTGCTGTCGACCATCTGATCAAGCGCATCCGCAAAAAAATGGACGGCCTGCCGCTGGAATCGGTCTGGGGTCACGGCTACCGTATGAGAGAGGTGCAGGAATGA
- a CDS encoding cupin domain-containing protein, with amino-acid sequence MLDPVLQAPDLKLAADSNQVLNYKRDANNYITQLFGEQLPAIRNGFFNAHMSKGFIVQPHWHTNVTEMIFVISGELIASVFDPFTQKLMTYHLKAGQIAVFPKGWFHWILAESEQAHFLAIFDAPTPDIVYGSDFLRAVPAEVIQRAYCINEEEYAKAVAPLKESIILGPPPGCAVAGTAGGTNMDPSAKSMPAYAAQQPAAAFYPYQMYPRR; translated from the coding sequence ATGCTAGATCCAGTATTGCAGGCGCCGGACCTGAAGCTAGCCGCCGATTCTAACCAGGTGCTTAATTATAAGCGGGATGCGAACAATTATATTACCCAGCTATTTGGTGAACAGCTTCCGGCGATACGTAACGGTTTCTTCAATGCCCATATGAGCAAAGGCTTCATCGTCCAGCCGCACTGGCATACGAATGTGACGGAGATGATCTTCGTGATCAGCGGGGAGCTGATTGCCTCTGTGTTCGATCCGTTCACTCAGAAGCTGATGACCTATCACCTGAAGGCCGGACAAATTGCTGTCTTCCCGAAGGGCTGGTTCCACTGGATTCTGGCCGAGAGCGAACAAGCCCATTTCCTGGCGATCTTTGATGCGCCGACACCGGATATTGTGTATGGTTCAGACTTCCTGCGGGCCGTTCCCGCAGAGGTCATCCAGCGCGCCTATTGCATCAATGAAGAAGAATACGCTAAGGCTGTCGCCCCGCTGAAGGAATCGATTATTCTTGGACCGCCTCCGGGCTGCGCCGTAGCAGGGACTGCCGGGGGAACCAACATGGACCCGTCTGCCAAAAGTATGCCCGCCTACGCTGCCCAGCAGCCTGCGGCGGCATTCTACCCCTATCAAATGTATCCGCGCCGTTAG
- a CDS encoding methyl-accepting chemotaxis protein: MNTEQESGQETGQESEMDQLRKALELSLPLVQRLFPLDVMFALADRDKFIYYLQGKELKAKIELGSPVPPSGGIRAALESGEEVSATIPREIYGVPFKSSSMPIRDRNGVVTGVFTIGISLSNQVTLSDAANALAVTSDEISSTSVEIAGTASDLANTVGDLKELGQKVVEDLQQTDEILDFIRKVADNSNLLGLNAAIEAAHAAEHGRGFGIVAQEIRKMSVSSASSAKDIAGILQMIKQKINQMDAVLTDCLAQSERQAAATEEITASMQQLAASAVEIESIARLI, from the coding sequence ATGAATACCGAACAGGAATCAGGACAGGAAACAGGACAGGAATCAGAAATGGACCAGCTGCGGAAGGCGCTAGAACTATCTTTGCCGCTGGTGCAGCGGCTTTTCCCGCTGGATGTAATGTTTGCTTTGGCAGATCGGGACAAGTTCATTTATTATCTGCAAGGGAAGGAACTGAAAGCCAAGATTGAACTGGGTTCTCCGGTACCGCCCAGCGGGGGAATCCGGGCTGCGCTGGAGAGCGGGGAAGAAGTCAGCGCTACGATTCCAAGAGAAATCTACGGAGTCCCTTTTAAATCGTCATCCATGCCTATCCGGGACCGGAACGGGGTTGTGACAGGAGTATTCACGATCGGAATCAGCCTCAGCAATCAGGTAACGCTTAGCGATGCGGCGAATGCGCTGGCGGTGACCTCTGACGAGATCAGCTCGACTTCGGTAGAGATTGCAGGCACGGCCTCGGATCTGGCGAATACAGTAGGGGATCTGAAAGAGCTGGGACAAAAGGTGGTTGAGGATCTGCAGCAGACGGACGAGATTCTCGATTTCATCCGCAAGGTGGCAGATAATTCCAACCTGCTGGGGCTGAATGCAGCCATTGAAGCGGCGCATGCCGCTGAGCATGGACGGGGCTTCGGCATCGTAGCCCAGGAGATCCGCAAAATGTCCGTGTCCAGTGCTTCATCGGCCAAGGATATTGCCGGTATTCTGCAGATGATTAAGCAGAAGATTAACCAGATGGATGCCGTGCTTACGGATTGTCTGGCGCAAAGTGAACGTCAGGCCGCAGCCACAGAGGAGATTACCGCCTCGATGCAGCAGCTCGCAGCTTCCGCCGTGGAGATTGAGAGTATCGCCCGTCTGATCTAG